The nucleotide window TTCACGTACGTTGGCTTACTTGCTAATATGGTAATCTGCAGAGGGTCCCTTAGTTCAAAGTAGAAAGGTTCTGCTATAATTTATTATAGCAAATAataatgtacagtagaacctcagagttacgaactgaccagtcaaccacacacctcaatTGAAACCAGAAGaatacaatcaggcagcagcagagtcaCCCTCCCACAACAAAGcagtacagtattgtgttaaaaataaactattaaaggaataaaagcaaagcagcatttttcttctgcatagtaaaatttcaaagctgtagtaagtcaatgttcagttataaatttttgaaagaacaaccataaagtttcattcccgaggtgttcgtaactgaggttctacaGTATTGCTGTTTTAAGGGCTTATAAAAATGTTTGTAGTGCAAAATATGTATGTATGGTCTAGCAAAACTATAATTTGCACTCAGGTCTAATGTGTTGGTGAAAACTGATTTTGATTTAGTAGCAAAGGTCACTCTTGCATTTCTACTGGCTCCATTTAATATGAATTATTATACCAGCATCAAATGAACCATAGAAACCCTGTTAGGTCCCAACTAGTGTGTATTCCCAGCAGGATTTTTCCCTATAGTATATTCTCCAAAGCTCTGTCCAGTCAACAACTTTTGAGAATATTTCACAGTATTAGTGTACAAGTGTACATTGGGCTCAAGCAAAATATAGCCTATTAAACTAATCAATGGCAAACAATGCTAATGAGTGAACAATTGGACAGAACGGATTTTACTGTTCAATTTTAGTCATGAAAATCATTTTAAGTATTTACATAATAAACATGTCAGAACACTTAATTCAATAAAATTAAACCCAAAACTTAACATGTGCAGCTGCAGGATACAGGGGTAGTTTGGGGAGCATTTTCTGTAGTTATCTTTTAAATCTGTTGAGCAGCCTTTTGCTACTAGAAACATCTATGAATGCAAAAGACAGTTCTAACCTCTTTGCAGATATGTTCTATTTTAATCATGTAATGTCCAAAAAATAAAACGTTTCTTTTTTAGATTTGTCCTATGAGCTGACTCTGAAAAGTTCGGACCTGGCAGGTAAGAGACACAGTGCAGGTGATGCTTTTCATGTTCCGGTTAACATCTTCCAtctttggggctgggggagaggtataggcatgcattttattttatttttttacaacacAAGTATATAATACTTTTCACTTAGAATTTATAGTGCCTTCCAACTCAGGATCCCAAAATGCTTTCTTTCTTGCTGAGCTTAATTTCTGAATGCTTGTGAAGTGTTCCTATCGCAGGGTCACAAAAGAAGCCTATggaagaaccaggaatagaacacaGAACTGCTGACTCCCATTTCTTTGGTTTTAACTACCAAAGCATCATTTCCCTTTTCCAGTACAAGAGGACGGAAACTATAAATACTCTCACTCTGCCCATAAATCACATTCTTGAAACTGTGCGAATACTGTAGCTGCATCACAGATCTGGAGGAAACTGCCAGACATTTCAGATGTGCTGTGCTTCAGCTGCTGATACTTAAGAGCGTAATGCTTGCTGGAGATAACCCTTAAACTAGGAAAAGGGTACAAACAGTTAGGCCTCACAACACGCCTTTGTATTAAGTATTTGATTGTACCTATTTTACAGAAGGATAAGGTGAAATAtgaagagattaagtgatttgcccgagGTGTCACGCCATGGCAGTGGGGCAGCCAGGAATAGTGGCCAAGAGTTCTGACTTCAAGATCATTCTTCTAACCATTAGCTCACCGTAACATTTATAGACTTTCTAATGTGGTACAGCCAGGCATTCTCCTAGCCGGGTGAACGAGTTCTTGTTACTCTTCGTGGCCTAGCAGGATTTGCAAAATGACTTAAATTTGGGAGTGTTCAGCAATGAAAATTACTATAATCTCTGGCTACTTTCCTAGAACAACTGAGCtatcttcatttttatttcaggTTGGTATCATCAGCTGGGTATCCTCCCCATCCTAAGCTGCTGAATGTGGCATTGATCTTGTATCTAATTTTTTGTTTAACTAAGAGCTATCGTGTTAGCTTTTAAACTATGAAGTGGTCAGTGTATTTCCAGAAGTTAGCTTTTGGGATATTCTTACATTCTGagaattaattttaaacaaaggaGTTGCATTGCTCATTTTTACCTAGCGGCTATAATTAGCTTGAAACCATTTACTTTTCCTGTTCTTCTAGAAAATGGTAATTCAAGAAGTGATGAACTCAAAAGAAAATGTGAAGCACTTGAAGCTCAGCTGAAAGTCAAAGAGGCAGAAAATAATGAATtattaaaggaactggaacaAAAAACTGCAATGATAATGGTGCTGGAAAACACcatcaaagaaagagaaaagaagtaTTTAGAAGAGTTAAAAATGAAAAGCCATAAGCTAAATATGCTGTCAAGTGAACTAGAGCAGCGAGCAAGCACTATTGCATATCTAACTTCACAACTGCATGCTACCAAGAAAAAGCTATTGAGTTCAAGCGGGACTTCTGATGCCACCCCATCTGGAAGTCCAGTATTGTCCAGCTACAAGCCAGCTCCTCCCAAAGATAAGCTACCTGAGACTCCCCGACGCAGAATGAAAAAGAGTCTGTCAACACCACTAAACCCGGAGTTCGAAGAGGCCTATAGATTAGGATCGGATAGTCGAAAGCTGCTGTTGCGAGAGCCTGTTGATGCTATGCCTGATCCCACTCCATTTTTATTGGCCAGGGAAACTGCAGAGATCCACCTGATCAAAGAGAGGCCTTTAGTTATTCCACCCATTGCTTCAGAACGCACATCAGGCGAATCACACGGTCTGGCAAAAGAGAAGCAGCACAAGGCGCATATTGGTGTGGCACATCGAATTCACCATGTAACAACATCCCAGCCTCAGCCTGAGGTTGAAACATTAGCAGTGGATCAGGTCAATGGAAGTAAAGTGGTCCGAAAGCATTCAGGGACAGACAGAACTGTTTAAGTGAAATAATTGATGTGATGCTCTATTATTCTGTTGCTGTTTATGCACTGTGATCAAATAGGATAAATCTCATCTGCAGTAAAGTTTCTTTTAATGCCCCATGCATGCCAAATTTTTTCCAGATCTGTCATTAATAATTATCCTACTTCAGTGAAACACAAATGAGACTCTGTTCATATTGCAAAGTATATAATTACTAAATGCTGTGGCCAAATCTAGGTGTACCTGACTGCTTGCTTCTAAGTACTGCTCCATTTACTATAACTGCATATGTGGACAAAAGCACAGGCTACAGTCTGCATTATTAATCAACATTAATGAAAAAAGATACTAATTATAAACCTCCAGCAATATGTATTGGctgttaatgtttaaaatgtcaATGTTCCTTTGAAGTCTTGATGGTGTGTATGTAGCATTTCATACACAGACTCTAACTTTCATGACAAAGCCTTTCTTATGGCAGCATTGAAAATAATGCAGATGTGTTTTAAGATAACCTTTGAGAGAACTTTTTTCAGGTGGTCCTGATCAAACTGTGTTCATATTTTTGTTACATTTCTCTCCACTATTACAAAATTTACCAACAAACTTTATTTTATTAATCCTGTATTTTGATTTGTGTCCTTTTCTTCATTCTTTTTAACTGTTTCAAATGGTCATAATATATAACTGACTGTGGTGGGAGTGTAAGAAAGAAAACACCAATTGAAAAACTATTGTGTAAGTTGTCATGGAGAAAGTATGAACACTGTCTAATGGAAAGCAGGCTCCTGTTTTGGAGTTTAGAAATTGAATGGTTAATATTAGTCTTTCACTAATTAATACTTTGCACTATGGTGCCTTTTGTACAAGGCTCTGAAAACGCCTTACTAAGGTATAAAAATAATACGCTGCACAAAAAGTGCACtattgaaatgtttgtttttatactTAGCCTGTATACTGTATACAACAGCATAAAAACCATCAGACCTAACCcatgatttatttgttttttgttttaagtttgaAAGAACTTTATGGAGACACCAGGCTCACTCTGTTCTGAGGCACACTCACGGAAGGATGCAAAACCCAAATGGTATTTTTAGAGTTATCTGAGAATGTTAACCTTGGGAGCCTTTCGTCCCATTCTCAATGTTTCAAATGGTTTTGGAGAATTCCATTACTAAGTGTGTCAATTATTAGCAAAGTACAAAtattctgttgggttttttttagaggATGAGAATCTACGATTCAAAGTAAAAAATAGTTACTAAACTGTGAGACAAAAAAGGGGAATGTTTTCCTTTCTAACTCacaattttaaaaactgttttggtTTAGTGATCTCTAGTAGcaaataaacagaaatatttaagtAGTTTATCCTCAACCCCCTCATTCCAGATGTTTGGAAGATGGCCCTAGTTTGCAGTTCTGTAGCACACTTCAGCCATAGATCTCAAGGTACTTTACAGCAGTGGATAAATCTCATACTCATTTTAACCCGTGTcttgaagtgacttacccaagtgACCACAGGAAATCAGTACTAGAGAACCTGGCTTTCCTCAGGGCATTGCCATGCTGGTACTCAAAGGATGGGAGGAACAGTGTTGTCTTTGACTTGTCCTGTGTGACTCCTGTTCTCCCAGTAACATACCAGCTGCTTGcccttcaccctcctccttcctttcccctaccccaaatacacacacacaccacaaaaacACCAATGCAGATTTTGTGAAGGCATATTCCTTTAACTCCTAAGTTTCTGGGAGTTAGGCTCAACACTCATTCTTGCTGTGGTATGAGTCTGCTGTCCGATAAAGCACAACAGATAGAGCTGAGCAAATGACTACTCCAAAATGCTGGTAGGTCTATAATGTGCCTTTACCAATTCCAAATACAATGCTTGTTAAAGCTAATAAAAGAAACCTCTTCTTAGAGGTTGGAAGTAGGTACTTATCCTTTAGATTAAGGACATTATAGATCAGCCAGTGCTCTGGAAAGTAATCCAACTTCCCAGGCCTGACTCTAAAGATGGGATGCCTGAGTCTAAAGTTTACAGTAAGGTGCAAGATTGAATCTACAGTGATGTCAAAACCAGTCTGTGGCATGACTGAACAACCCACCTCTTTGCTCTCTGAGCATGGAAAGAATCTCTTTTAAAGGAAGACAGTAGCAGGGGGAAGTGAAAAAAGTTTCTTATAATCATACCAACCTATgacagtatgtgtgtgtgaaattattttgttttaagaacTCTCCAGCCTAAAAGGCTAAAACctttatttttcaaaagtacAGAAAAAGTTAGATACAAATTGACATAAATGGCTAAAAGTCTTTAAATATGAAGACAAAATTAAATGTAAGTTAAATTGCATGGTGCTTTGTATTTACTAAATCTTAATGTCTTAGGAAAAATTGCTGCGAATTCTCTTGAAAACATGCGGCACAAAAAACTTGATCCCGTGCTTCTTGGCTTAATTTGACTTCATAAGTTGTTCTCAGCTATCCACCAATGCACTTTGGGTGTAGGAAATGGACAGTTTAAGGTGTCAGTCAGAGTTCAAAGTGAGACAGACCCCTTGCAGCACCCAGTGGGAAATATGCTTTACGGTTGAAAGATCAGCTTCAAAAACTAAGCCAATGCCCATAGCATTTCTTCTCATGGAAGTTGTGTACACAGGTGTCCGGAATGTGTTCTAAAGACAAGAGAAAAGCAGGTATTGTTTGAAGTACAACAGGGGCTCATGACTCTGCAAACTAATCACATGAATAAGGATCCTTAAGGATTAGGGTTTGCAGGATTGAACCCTTACGCCTTTAGTAAAGGTGATATAAGAAGCTTGCATTCACTATTAAAATCTTAAATCTGTAATACTAAGACAGCCTTAATTTAAATCACTGGCTGGGGCAGATAGGGGGACAGGGATGTATCAGCTTCCCCAATTTTCATTTCATACAGTAATCCTCATTGTCCAAAACTAAATGTGTCACCAGCTGATAGCAACTAACACCAGAGAAATCTAATTAAGAAAGACAAAAATGATGCCTTGTCTATTTCACACACAGTCATCTCTAAAGCTATTTTGTTGTTAAAACAATCACATCTGTATGTGCTCTGCCTGTGGTAATAGGAAAGAGCCCATCAATCTGTCCTTGAGGGAAGATGTTCATACCTGTAGTTTGAGCCGATGTGATTCAATAGGAATTATCTTTAGAATAGGTAAATCTACCGTCAAGACTTTGGGCTTGCTTCGGGCAAGACAGCAATTCTCAATGTCCCAGTCTGCTCCTTCCAGATATAGACCAGAAACAAAGCATCCTGCAGCAAGTAGAAAAGCAACATTTTGCTAAATGAATCCATTTTAAAAGGATTCTTTTTTTGTAAGGCACATTCTCTCTGGACAAGCTAGACCTTGTTACTAGGTTTACAGCAACCTCAGCGCACTGAAATACTGTGACTGACTCTTATGTTTACTTATTGTGAATCAGACAAGCCAACTTCAtgaagtttttaaaattaaatatatctTTACACTATCTAGGCTGAACATTTTTAAAGGCGCTCAAGCCTTACGGCATAAACCAGCCACTAAGTGCCTGGGGCATGTTAGTGCATAGTACCTCAACACCTTTGTACTATATGGAAATTACCTGTCCAAGAAGGGCTATCTGAGGTGATGGACACCTGGGCTGCACTGATACAGCACTTCCTATGTCTTTGATGAATTAATAATTAGActggaaaaatgaaaattttgacaGAAAGGAAACTACAAAAATGTGCAAATATTTTCCCAGATTTATTGACCAGTTCTGATAACTACAGCCTAGCAGTAATCTGTCCAAAGGTTTTTATATTAAGGAATAAACCCTTAGCATTACTGTCGGCTGGTATTTTTACTGATGAGCAAGCTAAAATAAAGAGTTTACTTGCCTAAGGTCAAAAAGAAAGCTACTAGCAAAGCAATAAAGGCCtcccaggagtcttgactcccagcCCTCTGTTCTAACCCTTAAGAGCTACATTTGCAAAGGCAGTTAGGTTCCAAAATCCCACATTCGCTAAGCCCCTGCTCAACTgctgcctaaactcactcagtgcgCAAGATTTTCCTGTAAAAGGTCCTTAACTGCCTGTGGATCCATCCCTGGGCCCATGCATTGCTGTGTCCACATGCCTAGGCCCCAGTGTGAGCCAGAAAATCCACTGATCTTGCCTGCAGGCCCTGAGCTAGGCGAGCTCAGAGGTCACCTAACACCACATACCACGGGGGGAGGACGATCTTCCTCATAAATTGTAGCCCAGGGATTA belongs to Gopherus flavomarginatus isolate rGopFla2 chromosome 15, rGopFla2.mat.asm, whole genome shotgun sequence and includes:
- the CCDC92 gene encoding coiled-coil domain-containing protein 92, with the translated sequence MAASNLENQLHSAQKNLLFLQREHANTLKGLHAEIRRLQQHCTDLSYELTLKSSDLAENGNSRSDELKRKCEALEAQLKVKEAENNELLKELEQKTAMIMVLENTIKEREKKYLEELKMKSHKLNMLSSELEQRASTIAYLTSQLHATKKKLLSSSGTSDATPSGSPVLSSYKPAPPKDKLPETPRRRMKKSLSTPLNPEFEEAYRLGSDSRKLLLREPVDAMPDPTPFLLARETAEIHLIKERPLVIPPIASERTSGESHGLAKEKQHKAHIGVAHRIHHVTTSQPQPEVETLAVDQVNGSKVVRKHSGTDRTV